Proteins from a genomic interval of Paenibacillus lentus:
- a CDS encoding ABC transporter ATP-binding protein, producing MKDYEKDFVLFFRTIKKLNMPKKSILLILFIMIMSNVLSLTFPLFFGNIINGIVSKSFYTIKMNLFYMFLCFVVSAVLEYKNQKMIIKLSYSVELNIKEELFSSILEKSYSRVSKIDKGRLVNNIESDSTIFSSILFDNMNLVVQTLSMLFSLIFMVYISPLLTLVTIVTFPITFMIYIYSGRLIKSKEIEYTKMHDSFMSFLYESLSGLKSIKIFKAENKWNEMFKKNVMDINEKNIEKFNVQLVTQVLISAVSFLINNLNIILAIFLIFNGRLSLGMMTAFNEYSDRFKGVLLLLSSLNSKIQQVSVSLRRVSEIVESENESVGNIEFVNNVVRNDKIEKIEIKNLAYTTQSNIEVFKDMNINFYKNNIYLIKGSSGSGKTSLLNILSNLVDDYSGEILINGIELKCYSEENLRNKVSYVTQDHYVFSISIKENISLYRDVPLETIENVCKRLNLHELIISLPNQYDTVINEEGLNFSGGQIQRICFARAIVSNPDVYLFDEITSAIDQKNIEEVLRVIEEISENTIVLLATHENLKFNVPVIECCVMNKRIEANEIELHLLQPRLN from the coding sequence ATGAAAGACTATGAAAAAGATTTTGTGCTATTTTTTAGAACTATAAAAAAGTTAAATATGCCTAAAAAATCAATATTATTAATATTATTCATCATGATAATGTCAAATGTTTTATCATTAACATTCCCTCTATTCTTTGGAAACATAATTAATGGTATAGTAAGTAAATCATTTTATACAATAAAAATGAATTTATTTTATATGTTTTTATGTTTTGTAGTTTCTGCTGTTCTAGAATACAAAAATCAAAAAATGATTATTAAGCTTAGTTATTCTGTCGAACTCAATATCAAAGAAGAGTTGTTTAGCTCAATTTTAGAAAAGTCTTATTCTAGGGTCAGTAAAATTGATAAGGGGAGATTAGTTAATAACATCGAAAGTGATTCGACAATTTTCTCTTCAATTCTTTTTGATAATATGAATCTAGTAGTTCAGACGCTTAGTATGCTGTTTTCTTTAATATTTATGGTATATATAAGTCCATTACTAACACTTGTAACCATAGTGACATTTCCTATTACATTTATGATATATATATATTCCGGAAGATTAATCAAATCAAAAGAGATTGAGTATACAAAAATGCATGATTCTTTTATGTCTTTCTTATATGAGTCCTTATCAGGATTGAAATCAATAAAAATATTTAAGGCTGAAAACAAGTGGAATGAAATGTTTAAAAAGAATGTTATGGATATTAATGAAAAGAATATTGAGAAGTTTAATGTTCAATTAGTAACCCAAGTTCTCATTAGTGCTGTATCGTTTTTGATAAACAATTTGAATATAATTTTAGCAATATTTCTGATATTTAACGGAAGACTTAGTTTGGGAATGATGACAGCATTTAATGAATATTCAGATAGATTTAAAGGTGTCTTATTACTATTGTCAAGTCTTAACTCTAAGATACAACAAGTATCTGTTTCGTTACGTAGGGTAAGTGAGATAGTAGAATCTGAAAATGAAAGTGTAGGAAATATTGAGTTTGTCAATAATGTAGTAAGAAATGACAAGATTGAAAAAATAGAAATTAAAAATCTAGCTTACACTACACAAAGTAACATAGAAGTTTTTAAAGATATGAATATAAATTTCTATAAAAACAATATATATCTTATTAAAGGTTCAAGTGGCTCGGGAAAAACATCTTTATTAAATATATTATCAAACTTAGTTGATGATTATAGTGGGGAAATATTAATTAATGGCATAGAATTGAAATGTTATAGTGAAGAAAACCTAAGAAATAAAGTAAGCTATGTCACACAAGACCACTATGTATTTTCAATTTCTATAAAAGAAAATATATCGTTATACAGAGATGTACCCTTGGAAACTATAGAAAATGTATGCAAACGTTTAAATCTACATGAATTAATCATAAGTTTACCAAATCAATACGATACTGTGATTAATGAAGAGGGTTTAAACTTTTCTGGGGGACAAATACAGCGGATATGCTTTGCGAGAGCAATTGTAAGTAATCCCGATGTTTATTTATTTGATGAAATTACTTCAGCTATTGATCAAAAGAATATTGAAGAGGTATTAAGGGTGATTGAAGAGATTTCAGAAAATACTATTGTTTTATTGGCTACTCATGAAAATTTAAAGTTTAATGTTCCGGTTATTGAATGTTGTGTAATGAACAAAAGAATAGAAGCTAACGAAATCGAGTTACATTTACTACAGCCTCGTTTAAACTAA
- a CDS encoding ABC transporter substrate-binding protein, whose translation MMNKTWFQVITMFVISCLVAVGCSSRFQEPIEPKENKETTTLKVVYQNSELFHRLYGDWFTALNNHIRLEVIEHADIYRDMGDKTKEEVYAQFIREEQPDIFILSAHEFENHINDGILSELDSLTTRDGYDLEGFVPGLVNQLREIGDGRLYGLAPTFTSSAIFFNKDLFKKYSVEFPYDGMSWYDIIDLTRRFPTEGDKQTRIYGYTGGDVYEAPMDLVTLIDKMSRAEGLSIVNTNTMQVTIDTDAWKKVIQTAIDADQSGAIFNSMDELFINGTNEEFYDSQRFLMGRSAMHIGSVMSLALIDHYRQEIKDVIPFELGIIAGPVDPLDRTSSYAMTPGDIFAINNSSAHQDTAWEFIKYVCGEDYALASSQANELLLAQQLLLSRTGYMTEYKGTSIEPFYQLRLKLLRRSDDWYKLPDQFFNDFSSILSRELELVQKEQKNLDEALAIVRSEAQAMLDQVVKENYINGAS comes from the coding sequence ATGATGAACAAGACATGGTTTCAAGTAATCACGATGTTTGTAATTAGTTGCCTGGTTGCGGTAGGTTGCTCTAGTAGATTTCAGGAGCCTATTGAACCAAAGGAAAATAAAGAGACAACCACGCTTAAGGTCGTCTATCAGAATTCGGAATTATTCCACCGGCTTTATGGAGATTGGTTCACAGCGCTTAATAATCATATCCGATTGGAAGTGATCGAACATGCAGACATTTACAGGGATATGGGGGACAAGACAAAGGAAGAGGTATATGCACAGTTTATTCGTGAGGAACAGCCAGATATTTTTATATTGAGTGCTCATGAGTTTGAGAATCATATTAATGATGGGATTCTTTCTGAACTTGATTCGCTAACTACTAGAGATGGCTATGATCTGGAAGGATTCGTTCCAGGCCTCGTTAATCAACTTAGGGAAATAGGCGATGGTAGATTGTATGGTCTTGCCCCAACGTTCACAAGCAGTGCTATATTTTTTAATAAAGATCTGTTTAAGAAATATAGTGTAGAGTTCCCATATGATGGAATGAGTTGGTACGACATTATTGATCTCACCCGTCGTTTTCCTACTGAAGGGGATAAACAGACACGAATTTATGGATATACCGGTGGAGATGTGTATGAAGCCCCCATGGATCTAGTTACACTGATTGACAAAATGAGCCGGGCTGAAGGGTTATCGATCGTGAATACCAATACGATGCAGGTGACCATTGATACAGATGCATGGAAGAAAGTGATTCAGACCGCTATCGATGCAGATCAATCGGGAGCTATCTTTAATTCTATGGATGAATTATTCATTAATGGAACGAATGAGGAGTTTTATGACAGTCAACGATTTCTCATGGGGCGTTCTGCTATGCATATTGGCTCTGTAATGTCGCTAGCGCTTATTGATCATTATAGGCAGGAAATAAAAGATGTGATACCTTTTGAACTGGGTATTATAGCTGGCCCTGTCGATCCCCTTGATCGTACATCGTCTTATGCTATGACTCCAGGTGATATATTCGCTATTAATAATTCATCTGCCCATCAAGATACGGCATGGGAATTTATTAAGTATGTGTGTGGTGAAGATTACGCCCTTGCTAGTTCTCAAGCTAATGAATTGTTGTTAGCTCAGCAACTGTTATTAAGTAGAACAGGATATATGACTGAATATAAAGGAACCAGCATAGAGCCATTCTATCAATTAAGATTAAAATTGTTAAGACGTAGTGACGATTGGTACAAGTTACCTGATCAGTTCTTCAATGATTTTTCTAGCATATTAAGTCGAGAACTAGAACTTGTGCAAAAAGAACAAAAAAACCTTGATGAAGCATTAGCTATAGTAAGATCAGAAGCACAAGCGATGCTTGATCAAGTTGTAAAAGAAAACTATATTAATGGAGCCAGCTGA
- a CDS encoding ABC transporter substrate-binding protein: MGKFNFISLLLIGSLIIGLAGCTSLPTGNTSKLKVMSRDKKEFNTLYGDMFHTQNDSIKIQLVEPKNIELEKNDSNYVQALQQSIEEKQLDVLQLSTYDYNRLSEAGFLLDLESLVVRDYYNIDTIYPSITRFLRDQGDGRLYGFAPTFQRQVIYYNIDLFDQYGIEPPRDGMNWQELIDLARLFPSDGDEQSRIYGGFTCFGLNKENPLRELGLMIGLSTGLRAINLDTMQVTMDTEGWKQAYQQAQEALSTNAINVRGYNSDEDFDAQQLFAKGQQAMLIAHEPSWAYSVLDYIKSGKSEVKPFRVGMVVGPTDASNREITRDLNLSNDYIYAIRANSSNVDAAWELLKFMQGNEVASKLAKRPDHGIPSRMGQTSDYYGINLDGFYHLTSVQQGGYVDDPKEIIPDEFYEKYEEITYRELNQVEKSRKSFDEALQTIQRDAQVALDEAMLARKVHQENGREEPDHGMVTDMTINWDNFRKVPFK, encoded by the coding sequence TTGGGTAAGTTCAATTTCATATCTTTGCTACTTATAGGTTCACTTATAATTGGATTGGCAGGTTGTACAAGCTTGCCGACGGGGAATACTTCAAAGTTAAAGGTGATGAGTCGCGATAAAAAAGAATTTAATACTCTTTACGGTGATATGTTCCATACCCAGAACGATTCAATTAAGATTCAGCTTGTTGAACCGAAAAATATTGAGCTTGAAAAGAATGATTCAAATTATGTGCAAGCTCTTCAACAGTCTATAGAAGAAAAACAACTGGATGTCCTTCAACTGAGTACTTATGATTACAATCGTTTATCGGAAGCAGGGTTCTTGTTAGATCTTGAATCGTTAGTGGTGCGGGATTATTACAATATCGACACGATTTATCCTTCAATTACCAGATTTCTGCGGGATCAAGGGGATGGAAGGCTCTATGGTTTTGCGCCCACATTTCAACGCCAAGTCATCTATTATAATATTGATTTGTTTGATCAATATGGAATTGAGCCACCACGTGACGGGATGAATTGGCAAGAATTGATAGATTTAGCAAGGCTATTTCCAAGCGATGGAGATGAGCAATCTAGGATATATGGCGGATTTACGTGTTTTGGACTAAACAAAGAAAATCCTCTAAGAGAGTTAGGTTTGATGATCGGTTTATCTACGGGATTAAGAGCAATTAACCTTGATACGATGCAAGTTACAATGGATACTGAAGGCTGGAAGCAAGCGTATCAACAAGCTCAAGAAGCATTATCTACGAATGCCATCAATGTGAGAGGATATAATTCGGACGAAGATTTTGATGCACAGCAACTGTTTGCTAAGGGGCAGCAAGCGATGTTGATCGCTCATGAACCAAGCTGGGCATATAGTGTGCTTGATTATATAAAAAGTGGTAAATCTGAGGTTAAACCATTTCGAGTAGGGATGGTGGTTGGTCCAACGGACGCGTCAAACCGAGAAATAACAAGAGATCTGAACTTGAGTAATGATTATATATATGCGATTCGTGCCAATTCCTCCAATGTAGATGCTGCTTGGGAATTATTGAAGTTTATGCAAGGTAATGAGGTAGCAAGCAAATTGGCGAAAAGACCTGATCATGGAATACCTTCACGCATGGGTCAAACAAGCGATTATTATGGGATTAACCTAGATGGATTCTACCACTTAACCTCAGTGCAGCAGGGGGGATACGTTGATGATCCTAAAGAGATTATTCCGGATGAATTCTATGAAAAATATGAGGAGATTACGTATCGTGAATTGAATCAAGTAGAGAAGTCTCGAAAATCGTTTGATGAAGCACTACAGACGATTCAACGAGATGCGCAAGTTGCCTTAGATGAAGCAATGCTTGCCAGGAAAGTTCACCAAGAAAATGGGCGGGAAGAGCCTGATCATGGAATGGTAACAGATATGACAATCAATTGGGATAATTTCAGGAAAGTACCATTTAAATGA
- a CDS encoding radical SAM protein — protein sequence MNNSVETAKKLNEVLRFKDLFINLKKDLRFSRLGKPFKTSENNYFLDSGTGKVLMVNENTYRILDCLWNTDEFERLLQLGMPYEHLLNGLQEIEEAVINENILQMPPIKKMLSHRDAPSNQTKIISLEITERCNLRCDYCIYHEGESGFRTFGTKDIDLDTAKKAVDILSRSIQEDVYITFCGGEPLLRFDIMRETIEYSKKKLSNKKVFYNMTTNATLITEEIAEYWASLEHHATLISLDGPEWIHNQNRVFCNGNGSFQMVMRGLKRLVKAEGEKAADNINYNIVLTDTSVETLEKIQQFFRNSEHIPTGSSISTSYQLNPPEKTSYLGVGTEGDRKVSEKIRQRIDPLIKWSVHNLYSGINDFDKEKLISKNYLDKALASIHNRMLLNEPNQQFSMNGCCTPGVGRIYITVNGELALCERMGPSPFIGTVNEGLNYEKINKHYITDYMEEAIEYCNDCWAVNMCSLCYKQCYDRDGINMSYRHKQCLEHRVKVEQRLALYHEILEKNPESLAHLNEIY from the coding sequence TTGAATAACTCAGTAGAAACAGCAAAGAAATTGAATGAAGTTCTTAGGTTTAAAGATCTATTTATTAATTTGAAGAAAGATCTTAGATTTTCCCGACTTGGGAAGCCTTTTAAGACTTCAGAAAATAACTACTTTCTTGACTCTGGTACTGGAAAAGTGCTCATGGTAAATGAAAACACCTATCGTATATTAGATTGTTTATGGAATACCGATGAATTTGAACGATTACTACAATTAGGGATGCCTTATGAGCACTTGTTGAATGGCTTACAAGAGATAGAGGAAGCAGTAATCAATGAGAACATACTACAAATGCCACCAATTAAGAAGATGTTAAGTCATCGTGATGCCCCGAGTAATCAGACTAAAATAATTTCACTAGAGATAACAGAACGTTGTAATTTAAGGTGTGACTATTGCATTTATCATGAAGGGGAAAGTGGATTCCGCACGTTTGGAACTAAAGATATTGATTTGGATACTGCGAAGAAGGCAGTAGATATATTGTCAAGATCAATCCAAGAAGATGTTTATATCACTTTTTGTGGCGGGGAACCTTTACTTCGTTTTGATATTATGAGGGAAACAATAGAGTATAGCAAAAAAAAGCTTAGCAACAAAAAAGTGTTTTATAATATGACGACGAATGCAACGCTGATTACTGAGGAAATAGCTGAATATTGGGCGTCTTTGGAGCATCATGCTACATTAATTAGCCTAGATGGGCCGGAATGGATACATAATCAAAATAGGGTCTTTTGTAATGGGAACGGCTCATTCCAAATGGTCATGAGAGGTTTGAAAAGGTTAGTGAAAGCTGAGGGTGAAAAAGCTGCAGATAACATTAACTATAACATAGTTTTAACGGATACAAGTGTAGAGACGTTGGAAAAAATACAACAGTTCTTTAGGAATTCTGAGCATATACCGACTGGATCTAGCATATCAACATCCTATCAACTTAATCCTCCTGAAAAAACTAGTTACTTAGGAGTTGGTACAGAGGGAGATAGAAAAGTAAGTGAGAAGATAAGACAGAGAATAGATCCTTTAATAAAATGGAGTGTGCATAATTTATACTCTGGAATCAATGATTTTGACAAAGAAAAACTCATATCAAAAAATTATTTGGATAAAGCTTTAGCTAGTATACACAATAGAATGCTCTTAAACGAACCTAATCAACAATTCTCTATGAATGGATGCTGTACGCCGGGAGTGGGGAGAATATATATTACAGTAAACGGTGAGCTCGCATTATGTGAACGTATGGGTCCATCACCTTTTATCGGGACAGTAAATGAAGGCTTAAATTATGAAAAGATTAATAAGCACTATATTACTGACTATATGGAAGAAGCAATAGAATATTGTAATGACTGTTGGGCTGTTAATATGTGTAGTCTATGTTACAAGCAATGCTATGATCGTGATGGTATTAATATGTCATACAGACACAAACAATGTTTGGAGCACAGAGTCAAAGTTGAGCAAAGATTGGCATTATATCATGAGATATTAGAGAAGAATCCCGAGTCGTTAGCGCATTTAAATGAAATATATTAG
- a CDS encoding radical SAM protein has protein sequence MSNLVKVTENHNEIHKFKELFVSLKNGFRFSRLGKPFRTLNCNYFLDSGTGKVFMINENTYRVLECLWNTDEFECLFELVMSSEELLKSLKEIQEAVKNENILQMPPVEKMYSFDGEVFYDKDSPNVQTEHITLEMTERCNLRCKYCIYHEGEAGFRSFGYRDIDLDTCKKAVDILSESTKEEVYITFYGGEPLLRFDIMRETIEYSKKKLHNKKVFYNMTTNATLITEEIAKYWASLEHHSTLVSLDGPEWIHDKNRVYSTGTGSFISVMRGIKRLVEAEGVKSAANISYNIVLSDARVETLDEIQHFFRNSGYIPAGARISASYINTPPKKLSYLGVGTEEDRRLCESIMEGFDPLTNWSRGKLNSGESDNNSLISKDSYDKALARIHNRMLLGEPTQAFAMNGCCIPGGRRLYITVDGDLAICEKIGPSPFIGTVNEGIDYEKINKHYIIDFMNEATKYCNDCWAVNMCSLCYIQCYDRDGIDMSFRHELCVINRVHTEQALVLYHEMLEKNPESLAHLNEITYE, from the coding sequence ATGAGTAACTTAGTTAAGGTAACAGAAAATCACAATGAAATTCATAAGTTTAAGGAGCTATTTGTTAGTTTGAAGAACGGGTTTAGATTTTCTAGACTAGGTAAACCATTCAGAACTTTAAATTGTAATTACTTTCTTGATTCCGGCACTGGAAAAGTATTTATGATCAATGAAAACACCTATCGTGTATTAGAATGTTTATGGAATACTGATGAATTTGAATGTTTGTTTGAGTTAGTGATGTCTTCTGAAGAATTGTTAAAAAGCTTAAAAGAAATACAGGAAGCTGTGAAAAATGAGAATATATTACAGATGCCGCCAGTTGAGAAGATGTATAGCTTTGATGGTGAAGTTTTTTACGATAAGGATTCTCCCAATGTTCAAACCGAACATATTACATTAGAGATGACAGAACGTTGTAACTTAAGGTGCAAATATTGCATTTATCATGAAGGGGAGGCTGGATTCCGTTCATTTGGATATAGAGATATTGATTTGGATACATGTAAAAAAGCTGTGGATATATTATCGGAGTCAACGAAAGAAGAAGTTTATATTACCTTTTACGGCGGGGAACCTTTACTACGATTTGATATCATGAGGGAAACAATAGAGTATAGCAAAAAAAAGCTTCATAATAAAAAAGTGTTTTATAATATGACAACAAATGCAACGCTGATCACTGAGGAAATAGCTAAATATTGGGCATCTTTGGAGCATCATTCTACATTAGTTAGTTTAGATGGACCGGAATGGATACATGATAAAAATAGAGTCTACTCTACTGGGACAGGATCTTTTATATCGGTTATGCGGGGGATAAAGAGATTGGTGGAAGCTGAGGGTGTTAAATCTGCGGCCAATATTAGTTATAACATCGTCTTATCCGATGCAAGAGTAGAAACGTTGGATGAAATACAACATTTTTTTAGGAATTCGGGATATATACCAGCTGGGGCAAGAATCTCTGCCTCCTATATTAATACCCCTCCTAAAAAGTTGAGTTACTTAGGAGTTGGTACAGAGGAAGACAGACGATTATGTGAGTCAATAATGGAGGGGTTCGATCCATTAACAAACTGGAGTCGAGGAAAATTAAACTCTGGTGAGAGTGATAATAATTCACTAATATCAAAAGATTCATATGATAAAGCTTTAGCTAGAATACACAATAGAATGCTTTTAGGCGAGCCTACTCAAGCATTTGCGATGAATGGTTGTTGTATACCTGGGGGACGGAGATTATATATAACGGTAGATGGCGACCTTGCAATTTGCGAAAAGATAGGACCATCACCTTTTATCGGGACAGTAAATGAAGGCATCGACTATGAGAAAATTAATAAACATTACATTATTGATTTTATGAATGAAGCAACGAAATATTGTAATGATTGTTGGGCTGTTAACATGTGTAGTTTATGTTACATTCAGTGTTACGATCGTGATGGTATTGATATGTCTTTTCGGCATGAATTGTGCGTAATAAACAGGGTTCATACTGAGCAGGCACTGGTATTATATCATGAAATGTTGGAAAAAAATCCGGAGTCCTTGGCTCATCTAAACGAAATTACTTATGAATAA
- a CDS encoding DUF6612 family protein: MINRAAWAIILTALLVVGLLAGCAAKPTSIIEGNFAANKTVGSSANTTTNGVANDAANGFEGKIKAETDTGTDTSTKSSENSELPDAGELIDRIIVAGKQLKSFSVEEDSYQRIISNISNTPTEQIIDTVASSEVIKEPFQMYAKSKAKMGTGDKDTEMDMDLEQYVTEDAIYMNFGNWMKMNEELSGKAMPAMREGGNPERQLKPYQSVLEALEVHEEGEHYVIRAKLDNNQLLKFADSYRNQTNDRGELLMENNSEVSFRKANIVFTVHKDTYYPVEISLSLDMDRNVSGSKVSIESEARSKFSNYNKIKQIKVPQEVLELE, translated from the coding sequence TTGATAAATAGAGCGGCATGGGCGATTATCTTAACAGCTCTATTGGTGGTTGGCTTGCTTGCGGGTTGTGCAGCGAAACCGACTTCTATCATTGAAGGGAATTTTGCTGCAAATAAAACTGTAGGCTCTAGTGCAAACACAACGACCAACGGTGTAGCTAACGATGCAGCTAACGGTTTTGAGGGAAAAATTAAAGCGGAAACCGACACAGGCACAGACACTTCGACAAAGTCGAGTGAAAATTCGGAGTTGCCGGACGCCGGAGAACTCATTGATCGGATTATTGTGGCAGGAAAACAGCTGAAGAGCTTTTCGGTCGAAGAGGATTCATATCAGCGTATTATAAGTAATATTTCGAACACTCCCACGGAGCAAATCATTGATACGGTGGCAAGTAGCGAGGTCATCAAAGAGCCATTCCAGATGTACGCAAAGTCTAAAGCTAAGATGGGGACTGGGGACAAGGATACGGAAATGGATATGGATCTGGAGCAATATGTGACGGAAGATGCCATCTATATGAATTTTGGAAACTGGATGAAGATGAATGAAGAACTGAGCGGCAAAGCAATGCCAGCCATGAGGGAAGGGGGCAATCCTGAGCGGCAGCTGAAGCCTTATCAATCCGTCCTAGAAGCACTGGAAGTCCATGAAGAAGGAGAGCATTATGTCATCCGGGCCAAATTAGACAACAACCAGCTGCTGAAATTCGCCGACAGTTACCGGAATCAGACGAATGATCGCGGAGAGCTGTTAATGGAGAATAACTCCGAGGTAAGCTTCAGGAAAGCGAACATCGTGTTCACCGTTCACAAGGATACGTATTATCCTGTTGAAATCAGTTTATCTTTGGATATGGATAGGAATGTGTCTGGCAGCAAGGTCTCCATTGAAAGCGAGGCGAGGAGCAAGTTTTCTAACTATAACAAAATCAAACAAATTAAAGTGCCCCAGGAAGTATTGGAGCTTGAATAA
- a CDS encoding DMT family transporter has translation MENVSVGVKIKPSQPLQATRSKSGFWLVVLGAALWGADPLFRIILLKSLTSAQIVLLEHIIIAFIAIPVMWKNRQELRGLGWKQAGALLFISWGGSAVATILFTMGLVNGNPNAVLLLQKLQPLFAIVLARMLLKERLPRHFSWLIILALAGTYLLTFGFTLPIGHWSEIVHVGSLLSLGAAALWGGSTVMGRLMVGQMKYETVTSLRFLLALPLLFAITWNEGAAWNIPTESGAFAAVSLNLLGQALLPGLLSLLVYYKGLTTTKASVATLAELSFPMVGVLINWIAFQEMITLAQAFGFMLIWMTLFIISRQSQETPEVALKPVKN, from the coding sequence ATGGAAAATGTATCTGTAGGAGTCAAAATCAAACCTTCGCAACCGCTGCAAGCGACCCGCTCTAAAAGTGGATTCTGGTTGGTCGTTCTGGGCGCTGCTCTTTGGGGGGCTGACCCGCTATTTCGCATCATCCTGCTTAAGTCACTCACATCCGCACAAATCGTGCTGCTGGAGCATATTATTATCGCGTTTATCGCCATTCCAGTTATGTGGAAAAATCGGCAGGAGCTGCGTGGCCTGGGCTGGAAGCAGGCTGGAGCCCTTCTCTTTATTTCGTGGGGGGGATCGGCCGTCGCTACCATTCTGTTCACGATGGGACTTGTTAACGGCAATCCAAATGCTGTTCTGTTGCTGCAGAAGCTCCAACCGCTGTTCGCTATTGTACTGGCAAGAATGCTTCTTAAGGAGCGGCTGCCGCGCCACTTCTCTTGGCTGATTATTCTGGCTCTGGCAGGCACTTATCTTCTCACCTTCGGCTTTACGCTGCCGATCGGGCATTGGAGCGAAATCGTTCATGTGGGCAGCTTGTTATCGCTTGGTGCTGCGGCTTTATGGGGCGGCTCTACGGTAATGGGGCGTCTCATGGTAGGTCAGATGAAATATGAGACAGTAACCTCGCTTCGTTTTTTACTGGCCCTGCCTCTGTTATTCGCGATTACCTGGAATGAAGGGGCGGCTTGGAATATTCCTACCGAGTCAGGTGCTTTTGCTGCCGTATCCTTGAATTTGCTCGGTCAAGCGCTACTGCCAGGCTTGCTTAGCTTGTTGGTTTATTATAAAGGTTTAACTACGACCAAAGCATCCGTAGCAACTCTTGCAGAGCTGAGCTTCCCGATGGTGGGCGTGCTTATTAACTGGATTGCCTTCCAGGAGATGATAACACTGGCACAGGCTTTCGGGTTTATGCTGATATGGATGACACTGTTCATTATTTCCCGGCAATCTCAGGAAACGCCTGAAGTGGCGCTTAAGCCTGTAAAAAATTAA
- a CDS encoding ABC transporter ATP-binding protein has translation MPKLLELEQLKKSHSDSPEALLFNNVSATLSRHDRVALLGTSGQGKSTLLRILSLLDIADEGDIRLEGVSSKQFEPIEWRKNVCYVAQQAVMLPGSVEDNLRTVHQLHQTPYDDQLVNKLLAQVGLDAIDLSKNAADLSGGEKQRVALIRSLLLRPKILLLDEITASLDQSNAKRVEDMLQEWHRQEGTSMIWVTHQLEQAGRISDYVWFMGNNTLLEKTSTDQFFEQPESELARRFLQQPVGRRELCLS, from the coding sequence TTGCCTAAGCTCCTTGAGCTCGAACAATTGAAGAAGAGCCACAGCGATTCGCCCGAGGCTCTTCTATTTAACAATGTAAGCGCGACATTATCTCGCCATGATCGGGTTGCGCTGCTTGGCACCTCCGGCCAAGGAAAAAGTACCTTGCTGCGGATTTTATCCCTGCTGGACATTGCCGACGAAGGAGATATCCGTCTAGAAGGCGTATCTTCAAAGCAATTCGAACCTATCGAGTGGCGCAAGAACGTCTGTTATGTAGCCCAACAAGCGGTCATGCTGCCTGGCAGCGTTGAGGATAATTTACGAACAGTTCATCAGCTTCATCAGACTCCTTATGACGATCAGCTTGTGAACAAGCTTCTAGCGCAAGTCGGCCTTGACGCCATCGATTTAAGCAAGAATGCGGCGGATTTATCCGGTGGAGAAAAACAGCGCGTAGCCTTGATCCGTTCCTTATTATTGCGCCCAAAGATACTTTTGTTAGATGAAATTACAGCTTCACTGGATCAAAGCAATGCTAAGCGGGTTGAAGACATGCTCCAAGAATGGCATCGCCAAGAAGGCACTAGCATGATTTGGGTAACACATCAGTTAGAGCAGGCAGGTAGAATCAGCGATTATGTCTGGTTTATGGGCAATAACACATTACTGGAGAAAACATCGACGGATCAATTCTTTGAGCAGCCCGAATCAGAGCTTGCTCGCCGCTTCCTTCAACAACCGGTGGGTAGGAGGGAATTATGTCTCTCTTAG